In the Candidatus Methanosuratincola sp. genome, TTGCAAGCACAGATCTGGGCACTATCCCCTGGAAAGCATCAATGAACCTGTCAGCCACCCCAAGCCCGCTCATCTCATTGGCAAACCAGAACCTGAGTTCCTGTGAGGTTATCTCAAGTACTGTAGCTTCCTTGGCATCAGCCCAGATCCTCTTAAGGCTCCCCATCCTCCTCTGGGGAAAAGCATTGCCCCCTGTAGGATCTCCCCTTGAGGTAAGCCAGGGCTGCAGAGCCTTCCCATTAAATAAGTTCACCCATGTGTGCTTTGTTGCTCCGCCCCAAAACCCTTTGGTCTGAGGATCCTTCTCTCCAGTTCAAATTCTGCAACTTCGAGCCCCAGGATCTCATGCCTCCTCAGGTCAGAAGTGGCAAAGAGGAGTAGCATTGCCCTGTCCTTTGGATCCTTCATGGCAGCATAGAACCTCTGGAGATCCTATCTGGCAGGGGGTGCTCTTTGGAGAAAATTGGACCCTGGGGAACCTGAATCCCTCTACCAGTTCTGGATGCTTCTCATAATCCCTGAGGAACACTTTCAGCATCGAGAGGTCGTTCCTGTAAATGCTGCTGTTGCTGTACTTGGAAAGATAATCTTGGACATCCTCCCTTATGATCTCCATCAAACTCCTCCAGAAACCTATTGAGCAATGCAAAGTGGCTCTGGACTGTCTTGGGGGCGAACTGCCTATCTACAATCAAAAATTTCCGAATACTTTCGATTTTGCCTAAATAGTAATGTACCATCAACCCTATGCCCTGTTCAGGATCAGAGCCTTTTGGTGAATCTTTTTTCATCGGAAAAAGGTTCAATGGAGCCCTAGGGGGGGTTTGAACCCCCGACCAACGGTTTACAAAACCGTCGCTCTGCCGGGCTGAGCTACTAGGGCAAAATCAGGCATCTCCGATTATTCCTGAGCAGGATTTAAAAATATTCCTATGCCCTTTTCCGCAGATTTGTTGAAGGCACCTGCCCTTCAGGGCGAATCAGAAGGATTAAAATAGCCGATTGCTGTAAAAAAACTCCAATGCCGGGGTGGCTCAGGCTGGCTAGAGCGCCGGACTCATAATCCAAGACCTGGACAAGGCGCTCGATGGGAGATCCGGAAATCGCGGGTTCGAGTCCCGTCCCCGGCACTACCGCGAATTATTCCCTTTTTCCGCTGAGTAGCTTGACCCCTGAGTCGTCCCCTATGTACGCACAGTGGGCCAATCCGACGAAGAGCCCAACCTCGACCACGCCGGGGATCCTCTTGATCTCGAGCTCGAGCCCTCGCGGGTCACGGATCTCGCCGAAAGCTGCATCTACTATGAAGTTACCGTTGTCGGTGACCAGCGGCCCATCCTTCCTGTCACCGCCGTCCCGGAGCCTCGGATCGGATCCCATCTCTGCCAGGGCGGACAGAACCTTCCTCCTCGCGAAGGGGAGTACCTCTACTGGGAGCGGAAACTTCCCCAGCCTCTCGACGAGCTTGGTTCTGTCCGCGATAACAACAAACCTCTTCGCTGACGAGTCGACAACCTTCTCCTTCGTCAGCGCCGCTCCTCCGCCCTTTATCAGGTTCAGATCGGGGTCGACCTCGTCTGCCCCGTCCACGGCCAAGTCCAGAACCGGGTGTTCATCGAGCGAGGTCAGGCGCAGCCCATTCTCGACCGCCAGGTATGCCGACTGGTAGGATGTCGGGACGCACAACACATCCCATCCCTCCTCCCTGACCTTCTTGCCCAGGAGCCCTGCGAAGATCGCGACGGTGGATCCTGTCCCGATCCCGAGCACCTGCCCGTCCGAAACTTCTCCCAAAGCCGCCTCTGCAGCCCTCAATTTCCCAACTGACACCATAGTGGATCAACCCAATAATGATCGCACGGTGTATTTAACCCTGAACCGCCTAATTAGCAGAGGTAGCCGCCCCCGGAAGCGGTGTGGATAGAGTTCCTAATGTCAAGGCTTGAGAAAAACAACCAAAATAATAAAAAAAAAATAGTAGAGCCTACTCAATACCTATCCTCTTTGTTATCTTGACCAGCACGAAGATCACGAAGGCGACGATTATGAATGTAATCACAGCGACTAGGAAGCTGCCTACGCGGAATATCTGGCTGCCTACTGCAACCTCGAGCGTCGCGAGATCAGCCATTCCCGGCAGCGCCAGCCCTATCAGCGGCATCAGTATGTCTTTTACAAGCGACTGCGTCAGGGCGCCCAAGTACAAACCGAGGATGAATGCAACCGCAAGCCCCATTACCTTGTAGTTCTTTATGAATTCTTTGAACTCGTTGATCAGCCCTTTCGGCGGCGGGGGCGGTGGCGGCGCAGGTTTCGGCTCGAGCAGTTTTCTTATTTGCCTAAGCTCTTCAAGCATTTCATCTGCCAATTGTATCACCCCAAAAACTCTAAGTTTATTATTGTAGCCTCATACTAATAACCCATGTGGAATAAATTATGGCTGTCGAG is a window encoding:
- the rpiA gene encoding ribose-5-phosphate isomerase RpiA, which translates into the protein MVSVGKLRAAEAALGEVSDGQVLGIGTGSTVAIFAGLLGKKVREEGWDVLCVPTSYQSAYLAVENGLRLTSLDEHPVLDLAVDGADEVDPDLNLIKGGGAALTKEKVVDSSAKRFVVIADRTKLVERLGKFPLPVEVLPFARRKVLSALAEMGSDPRLRDGGDRKDGPLVTDNGNFIVDAAFGEIRDPRGLELEIKRIPGVVEVGLFVGLAHCAYIGDDSGVKLLSGKRE
- a CDS encoding MscL family protein — translated: MADEMLEELRQIRKLLEPKPAPPPPPPPKGLINEFKEFIKNYKVMGLAVAFILGLYLGALTQSLVKDILMPLIGLALPGMADLATLEVAVGSQIFRVGSFLVAVITFIIVAFVIFVLVKITKRIGIE